One window of Nicotiana tomentosiformis chromosome 11, ASM39032v3, whole genome shotgun sequence genomic DNA carries:
- the LOC104110330 gene encoding proteasome subunit beta type-6-like: MDKSLLDVEQPHSMGTTIIGVTYNGGVVLGADSRTSTGMYVANRASDKITQLTDNVYVCRSGSAADSQVVSDYVRYFLHQHTIQLGQPATVKVAANLVRLLSYNNKAMLQTGMIVGGWDKYEGGKIYGVPLGGTLLEQPFAIGGSGSSYLYGFFDQAWREGMTQEEAEKLVVTAVSLAIARDGASGGVVRTITINKDGVTRKFYPGDTLPLWHEEIEAVNSLLDIVPAASPEPMVS; the protein is encoded by the exons ATGGACAAATCATTGCTCGATGTGGAGCAGCCCCATTCAATGGGGACCACCATCATCGGTGTCACCTACAACGGTGGCGTCGTCCTCGGCGCCGACTCCCGCACCAGCACTG GAATGTACGTGGCGAATAGGGCTTCAGACAAGATAACTCAGCTCACTGATAATGTCTATGTTTGCCGTTCTGGATCG GCTGCAGATTCGCAAGTTGTCTCGGACTATGTTCGCTACTTTCTACACCAACACAC GATACAGCTTGGCCAGCCAGCCACCGTCAAGGTTGCGGCAAACCTTGTTAGGTTATTATCCTACAACAATAAG GCTATGCTTCAAACGGGAATGATTGTTGGTGGATGGGACAAATATGAAGGGGGTAAAATATATGGGGTTCCTCTTGGGGGCACACTCTTGGAGCAGCCTTTTGCTATTGGAG GATCTGGATCTAGTTATTTGTATGGTTTCTTTGACCAAGCATGGAGGGAAGGAATGACCCAAGAAGAAGCAGAG AAACTGGTTGTGACTGCAGTATCTCTTGCCATTGCCCGAGATGGTGCGAGTGGCGGCGTAGTTCGCACTATAACT ATAAACAAAGATGGGGTTACAAGAAAGTTCTACCCAGGTGATACTCTTCCACTTTGGCATGAAGAAATAGAGGCTGTGAACTCCCTGCTGGATATTGTGCCAGCCGCAAGCCCTGAACCAATGGTCAGTTGA